A region from the Kineothrix sp. IPX-CK genome encodes:
- the pyrB gene encoding aspartate carbamoyltransferase, which translates to MRHLMGPLDFTAGELDKLFDLANDIEHNMAKYAHACDGKKLATCFYEPSTRTRLSFESAMLNLGGSVIGFSDAGSSSASKGESVSDTIRVISCFADICAMRHPKEGAPMVAASKSAIPVINAGDGGHQHPTQTLTDLLTIRSLKGNIGNFTVGLCGDLKFGRTVHSLIHALMRYPDIHFIFISPEELKVPDYLTDMLKEKNIPYEEVIRLEEIMPRLDFLYMTRVQKERFFNEEDYVRLKDFYILDKPKMELAKSDMLVLHPLPRVNEISVEIDDDPRAAYFKQVQYGVYVRMALILTLLEIQV; encoded by the coding sequence ATGAGACATTTAATGGGCCCTCTCGACTTTACAGCCGGGGAGCTGGATAAGCTCTTCGACCTCGCAAATGATATCGAGCACAATATGGCTAAATATGCTCACGCATGTGACGGAAAAAAGCTCGCCACCTGCTTCTATGAACCGAGCACCCGAACGAGACTTAGTTTTGAATCTGCAATGCTGAACTTGGGAGGAAGTGTTATCGGCTTTTCGGATGCCGGCTCCTCTTCCGCTTCCAAGGGAGAAAGCGTTTCGGATACGATACGCGTTATCTCCTGTTTCGCGGACATCTGCGCTATGCGTCACCCCAAGGAGGGCGCTCCCATGGTTGCTGCCAGCAAATCCGCGATCCCGGTCATCAATGCCGGAGACGGCGGACATCAGCACCCGACCCAGACACTCACGGATTTGCTGACTATCCGCTCCTTAAAGGGAAATATCGGAAACTTTACCGTGGGCCTGTGCGGAGATCTGAAATTCGGCCGAACCGTTCATTCTCTTATCCACGCCTTGATGCGCTATCCTGATATTCATTTCATCTTCATATCGCCTGAGGAGCTGAAGGTTCCCGATTACCTTACCGATATGCTAAAAGAAAAGAATATCCCTTATGAGGAAGTCATTCGCCTGGAGGAAATCATGCCGAGACTGGACTTCCTATATATGACCCGCGTACAAAAGGAGCGTTTTTTCAACGAAGAAGATTATGTAAGGCTCAAAGACTTCTACATATTGGATAAACCCAAAATGGAACTGGCCAAAAGCGATATGCTTGTACTCCACCCGCTTCCCCGCGTCAATGAAATCTCTGTGGAAATTGACGACGATCCCCGCGCTGCATATTTCAAGCAGGTACAATACGGTGTATACGTCCGGATGGCACTCATACTTACATTGTTAGAAATCCAAGTATAG
- a CDS encoding aspartate carbamoyltransferase regulatory subunit — protein MLNVGRIEEGFVLDHIEAGKSLSIYHHLQLDKLDCTVAIIKNAKSNKMGKKDILKVECDIDTLDLDVLAFIDHCITVNVIKDGEIVDKKELVLPKEIRNIIKCKNPRCITSIEQGLPHIFVLADEKKEVYRCKYCEEKYEDITK, from the coding sequence ATGTTAAATGTAGGAAGAATCGAGGAAGGCTTCGTTCTCGACCATATCGAGGCCGGCAAGAGCCTTTCCATATATCATCACCTTCAGCTGGATAAGCTGGACTGCACCGTGGCCATCATAAAAAATGCGAAAAGCAATAAGATGGGAAAAAAAGACATTCTCAAGGTGGAATGCGATATCGATACTCTGGACCTGGATGTTCTTGCCTTTATCGATCACTGCATTACAGTAAATGTAATCAAAGACGGAGAAATCGTAGATAAAAAGGAGCTGGTGCTCCCTAAGGAAATCAGAAACATTATCAAATGCAAAAATCCAAGATGTATTACTTCCATCGAGCAGGGACTTCCTCACATCTTCGTGCTCGCCGATGAGAAGAAGGAAGTTTACCGATGTAAATACTGTGAAGAGAAGTACGAAGATATTACGAAATGA
- a CDS encoding HPr family phosphocarrier protein: protein MWNMKSFQYKIKDYPGMIEGPAGQLVRKALKYASAISVSVNDRFGNAKRILSVMALGLAAGDEVLVEAEGPDEAKAVVDLAEFFKNNL from the coding sequence ATGTGGAATATGAAAAGTTTTCAATATAAAATAAAGGATTATCCGGGGATGATCGAGGGTCCGGCGGGGCAGCTGGTGAGAAAGGCTCTAAAATACGCGTCGGCAATTTCTGTCAGTGTGAACGACAGATTCGGAAATGCAAAGAGGATCCTCAGCGTGATGGCGCTTGGACTTGCGGCAGGAGACGAGGTCCTGGTGGAAGCGGAGGGACCGGATGAGGCGAAAGCCGTAGTTGATCTGGCAGAATTTTTTAAAAATAATTTATAG
- a CDS encoding ABC-F family ATP-binding cassette domain-containing protein, which yields MSLLEIEGLTHSFGDTSLYKNANLSLNKGEHLGIVGQNGAGKSTLIKICTEQIIPDSGRIIWHPNISIGYLDQYAKINGLTTIKDFLKSAFSRLYAIEKEMSMLYEKAACGNMECLNLAAKKQEQLDIHGFYSIDTRIDQVASGLGLLAIGLSRPIGQMSGGQQAKVILAKLLLEKPDVLLLDEPTNFLDKEHVVWLADYLSSLENAFMVVSHDYAFLDKIANRICDIDNNTLAKYYGTYSEFLKKKTLLREDYIRQYTAQQKEIKKTEEFIQKNIAGRKSKMARGRRTQLERMDKMEALEQKEITPHFHFMGLPSTNVEHLSVKHLSVGYHYPVLSDINFNVTGGTKIAITGFNGIGKSTLLKTLVGQLPAMQGRYSFSGQVTIGYFEQDLTWMDETNTPIQIMSDAYTSLVVKEIRKYLARCGISSKHAMQPIGTLSGGEQAKVKMCLLALTPCNFLIMDEPTNHLDVQAKEALKTALSEFSGTVLLVSHEETFYKDWVQKVINIEKK from the coding sequence ATGAGCTTATTAGAAATTGAAGGATTAACACATTCATTCGGAGACACCTCCCTTTATAAAAATGCTAACTTATCACTAAACAAAGGGGAACACCTCGGCATCGTAGGGCAAAACGGTGCGGGAAAAAGTACCCTGATCAAGATCTGCACGGAGCAGATTATTCCTGATTCCGGTCGAATTATCTGGCACCCTAATATATCTATTGGCTATCTGGATCAATATGCTAAAATAAATGGACTCACCACCATAAAAGACTTTTTAAAGTCAGCCTTTTCAAGGCTCTACGCAATAGAAAAAGAAATGTCGATGCTATACGAAAAAGCGGCTTGCGGCAATATGGAATGCTTAAATCTTGCAGCTAAAAAGCAGGAACAACTTGATATTCATGGCTTTTATTCCATAGATACAAGAATCGATCAAGTGGCATCAGGATTAGGACTGCTCGCTATAGGACTGAGCCGCCCCATCGGGCAAATGAGCGGCGGCCAGCAAGCAAAAGTAATTCTTGCAAAGCTTCTTTTAGAAAAACCTGATGTCCTTCTTCTCGACGAACCCACCAACTTCCTGGACAAAGAGCATGTTGTATGGCTTGCAGATTACCTCTCTTCCTTGGAAAATGCTTTTATGGTCGTATCTCACGACTATGCTTTTTTGGATAAAATCGCCAACCGTATATGCGATATCGATAATAATACATTGGCAAAATACTACGGTACCTATTCGGAATTCCTGAAAAAAAAGACGCTTTTAAGGGAGGATTACATCAGACAATATACCGCTCAGCAAAAGGAAATCAAAAAGACGGAAGAATTCATTCAAAAAAACATTGCAGGAAGAAAATCGAAAATGGCCAGAGGCCGCAGAACACAACTAGAACGCATGGATAAAATGGAGGCCCTGGAACAAAAGGAAATCACACCTCACTTTCATTTCATGGGATTGCCCTCAACCAATGTCGAACATCTATCGGTAAAGCATTTATCGGTAGGTTATCACTATCCGGTTTTATCCGACATTAACTTTAACGTGACCGGAGGCACAAAAATAGCGATAACCGGATTTAACGGGATCGGTAAATCCACCTTACTTAAGACCTTGGTCGGTCAGCTTCCGGCAATGCAGGGCCGCTATAGCTTCTCCGGACAGGTGACCATTGGATACTTCGAACAGGACTTAACATGGATGGACGAAACGAATACACCGATACAAATTATGTCAGACGCTTATACAAGCTTAGTCGTAAAGGAGATACGCAAATACCTTGCACGCTGTGGAATTTCCAGCAAGCATGCGATGCAGCCCATCGGCACCTTAAGCGGCGGCGAACAGGCAAAGGTAAAAATGTGCCTTCTTGCACTGACTCCATGTAACTTCCTGATCATGGACGAACCAACTAACCATCTGGATGTTCAGGCGAAGGAAGCGCTTAAGACAGCTTTATCTGAATTTTCAGGTACTGTCCTGCTCGTTTCACACGAAGAAACGTTCTACAAAGATTGGGTACAAAAAGTCATCAATATAGAAAAAAAGTAG
- a CDS encoding ABC transporter ATP-binding protein, whose product MLELININKNYNAGSVNELCLFQDFCLKIDDGDFVAVVGSNGSGKTSMLNIICGSIDIDSGRIEVNGEDMSGKKDFFRHRKIGRVYQDPSKGTCPSMNILENMSIADNKGKKYGLGRGVNKTRTDYYREMLKSLNLGLEDKLYTQVGSLSGGQRQALALLMSTMSPIEFLILDEHTAALDPKTAEVIMELTDKIVREKKVTTIMVTHNLRYAVEYGDRLLMMHEGNVILDKKGEEKKMLQTEEIMSLFNKISVECGN is encoded by the coding sequence ATGTTAGAACTAATTAATATTAATAAAAATTATAACGCCGGTTCCGTCAACGAGCTTTGTCTCTTTCAGGATTTTTGCCTTAAGATAGATGACGGGGATTTTGTGGCGGTGGTAGGCAGCAATGGCTCCGGTAAAACCTCCATGTTGAATATTATCTGCGGCAGCATCGATATCGACAGCGGGAGGATAGAGGTAAACGGAGAGGATATGTCAGGGAAAAAGGATTTCTTCAGACACCGCAAAATCGGCCGCGTGTATCAGGATCCTTCCAAGGGGACCTGCCCCAGCATGAATATTTTGGAAAATATGTCCATTGCCGATAACAAAGGAAAGAAATACGGCTTGGGACGCGGCGTGAACAAGACGAGAACCGACTATTATAGAGAGATGCTTAAGTCTTTGAATCTGGGTCTTGAGGATAAGCTGTATACGCAGGTAGGTTCTCTGTCCGGCGGACAGCGGCAGGCATTGGCTTTACTTATGTCAACCATGTCTCCTATAGAGTTTTTAATATTGGATGAGCATACGGCGGCGCTGGATCCTAAGACAGCGGAAGTCATCATGGAGCTGACCGATAAGATCGTCCGGGAGAAAAAGGTGACCACCATCATGGTAACCCATAATCTACGCTATGCGGTAGAATATGGGGATAGACTTTTGATGATGCACGAGGGCAATGTGATTTTGGATAAAAAAGGTGAAGAGAAGAAGATGCTGCAAACGGAAGAGATCATGAGCCTCTTTAATAAAATCAGTGTAGAATGCGGTAATTAA
- a CDS encoding ABC transporter permease, with translation MTLLLSVLEQGMIYAIMALGVYITYKILDFPDLTVDGSFPMGAAITCMLISSGMNPLGALPITFAAGALVGICTGLIHVKLKVRDLLSGIIMMTALYTVNLRIAGRANLPIYNMDTIFDNGFINAVFPEGMSAYKTVIIIFILTMITKYLLDGYMSTKSGFLLRAVGDNDIIVTSLGVDKGLVKIVGLAIANGLVALSGCIFAQQQRYFDISMGTGTVVIGLASVIIGTSLFKKVTFFKITSSVVIGSLLYKGCVALAIRMGLPSTDLKLITAVLFLIILVIGMERKRTGGRYVRTN, from the coding sequence GTGACTTTATTACTCAGCGTGTTGGAACAAGGTATGATATATGCCATTATGGCTTTGGGAGTATATATAACCTACAAAATATTGGATTTTCCCGATTTGACGGTAGACGGAAGCTTTCCTATGGGAGCTGCGATTACCTGCATGCTGATCTCTTCCGGAATGAATCCGTTAGGAGCGCTGCCCATAACGTTTGCGGCGGGAGCGCTGGTAGGTATATGTACGGGACTTATCCATGTTAAGCTGAAGGTACGGGATCTTTTGTCAGGCATCATCATGATGACTGCTCTCTATACGGTAAACTTAAGGATTGCCGGAAGGGCGAATCTACCGATCTACAACATGGACACGATTTTTGACAATGGCTTTATTAATGCTGTTTTTCCGGAAGGCATGTCGGCGTATAAGACGGTAATCATTATTTTCATTCTTACTATGATCACCAAATATCTGCTGGATGGTTATATGAGTACAAAGTCCGGATTTCTCCTTCGGGCGGTGGGCGACAACGACATTATCGTCACTTCTTTAGGAGTGGACAAAGGGCTGGTGAAGATAGTCGGACTCGCCATCGCCAACGGTTTGGTTGCCTTAAGCGGATGTATATTTGCCCAGCAGCAGAGATATTTCGATATTTCTATGGGAACGGGAACGGTGGTTATCGGACTCGCCAGTGTTATTATTGGAACGAGTCTTTTTAAGAAAGTGACATTTTTCAAGATAACCTCCAGCGTGGTGATCGGTTCCCTTCTATATAAAGGGTGCGTGGCGCTGGCTATCAGGATGGGACTTCCGTCCACGGACCTCAAGCTGATTACCGCGGTGCTGTTCCTCATCATACTGGTGATAGGAATGGAAAGAAAGAGGACGGGAGGCAGATATGTTAGAACTAATTAA
- a CDS encoding ABC transporter substrate-binding protein, translated as MKQKLLSVLLAAVTMTAMFTACGEKASDGYTIGISQFAEHGSLDNCKEGFLAGLAEEGIKEGENLTVLFDNAQSDTGTASTIADNYVSQKVDMICAIATPSAMSAYNSCLNTDIPVIYTAVSDPVEAGLAGEDGAPTGNVTGTSDALAVSEQLAMIREVMPEATKIGIIYTTSEVNSVSAIEEYKKYAGEYGFEIIETGINTIADVGMAAADIVTKVDCITNLTDNTVVSALQTVIAEANNAGIPVFGSEVEQVKAGCVASMGLEYYELGKQTGKMAAKVLKGEAKASEMNFEVISKPSLYVNTAAAEKIALALDDAFVNGAYEKFDEIIVE; from the coding sequence ATGAAACAGAAATTATTATCAGTACTTTTAGCGGCGGTAACTATGACGGCAATGTTCACAGCTTGCGGAGAAAAAGCTTCGGATGGATATACCATCGGTATTTCACAATTTGCGGAGCATGGCTCTTTGGATAATTGTAAGGAAGGCTTTCTGGCCGGACTTGCGGAAGAAGGGATTAAAGAAGGTGAGAATCTGACCGTGCTTTTCGATAATGCGCAGTCCGACACAGGAACGGCCAGTACGATTGCGGATAACTATGTATCTCAGAAGGTGGATATGATTTGTGCCATTGCTACGCCCAGTGCCATGAGTGCTTACAATTCCTGTCTGAATACGGATATTCCAGTTATCTATACGGCAGTATCAGACCCGGTGGAAGCGGGGCTTGCAGGGGAAGACGGAGCACCGACTGGAAATGTGACAGGTACTTCCGATGCGCTGGCAGTATCCGAGCAGCTTGCGATGATTCGCGAGGTTATGCCTGAGGCGACGAAAATAGGTATTATTTATACGACCAGCGAAGTGAATTCCGTCAGTGCCATCGAAGAATATAAGAAATATGCAGGCGAATATGGATTTGAAATCATAGAGACAGGAATCAATACTATTGCTGATGTGGGTATGGCGGCAGCGGATATCGTGACTAAGGTTGACTGTATAACGAATTTGACGGATAATACAGTAGTATCCGCATTACAGACAGTAATCGCAGAGGCAAACAATGCTGGAATCCCGGTATTCGGTTCCGAGGTGGAGCAAGTAAAAGCGGGCTGTGTCGCATCTATGGGGCTGGAATATTATGAGCTCGGCAAGCAGACCGGTAAAATGGCGGCTAAGGTATTAAAAGGAGAAGCGAAGGCTTCCGAAATGAATTTTGAAGTTATTTCGAAGCCCAGCTTGTATGTAAATACGGCAGCAGCAGAAAAAATCGCTCTTGCGCTGGACGATGCGTTTGTAAACGGAGCGTATGAAAAATTCGATGAAATAATCGTAGAATAA
- a CDS encoding PHP-associated domain-containing protein has protein sequence MKFDMHCHTKEGSLDGKIAIRDTICLLQEKGYQGMLITDHNSYKAYRYYKKNNMDKEFPDFVVLKGIEYDTIDAGHIIIIMPTDVHLPLLELRGLPVHLLIDIVHHFGGILGPAHPCGEKYLSLMNTRRGKKSRSLITRFDFIETYNACESPQSNMAASELAKRFEKPGIGGSDSHREESVGFGYTMIETVIKNETDFIYALRSDVAISSGGERYMFTTKQRIGKINNVLIYSFWFYNKFLALFKRHKRNMEILKSHLYEYAPNRNGHEAYKKGA, from the coding sequence TTGAAATTCGACATGCACTGCCATACTAAGGAAGGTTCTTTAGATGGGAAAATTGCCATACGAGACACGATTTGTCTGCTTCAGGAAAAAGGTTATCAGGGTATGCTCATCACGGATCATAACTCCTACAAGGCATACCGTTATTATAAAAAAAATAACATGGACAAAGAGTTCCCTGATTTTGTCGTTCTAAAGGGCATCGAATACGACACCATCGATGCCGGACATATCATTATTATCATGCCTACAGACGTTCATCTGCCGCTTTTAGAGCTTCGTGGGCTTCCCGTCCACTTGCTGATCGATATCGTGCATCATTTCGGAGGAATTCTGGGTCCCGCCCATCCCTGCGGAGAGAAATATCTAAGTCTGATGAATACAAGGCGCGGAAAGAAATCCCGCAGCCTCATTACCCGTTTCGATTTCATCGAAACTTACAATGCCTGTGAATCTCCCCAATCCAACATGGCCGCAAGTGAATTAGCCAAACGGTTCGAAAAACCGGGAATCGGCGGCAGTGACTCGCACAGGGAGGAAAGTGTTGGCTTCGGCTACACGATGATTGAAACCGTAATAAAAAATGAAACAGATTTCATCTATGCCCTCCGCTCCGACGTTGCGATTTCTTCAGGCGGTGAGAGATATATGTTCACGACCAAGCAAAGAATTGGCAAAATAAATAACGTTTTAATATATTCTTTCTGGTTTTATAATAAATTTCTCGCATTGTTCAAACGGCACAAACGTAACATGGAAATTCTAAAAAGCCACTTGTATGAATACGCACCAAACCGCAACGGGCACGAAGCTTACAAAAAAGGCGCTTAA
- a CDS encoding diguanylate cyclase: MEESLNGGPDHGLPLQYIMESLPEAFHIIDAEGVILYANPKCLELYEVRPEDIGKQSFFSYWAEENKRVHWFDNIMNGGRSDGFEMRLKNPSGKEIWTVASSITIQYQGQTCILSTVSDITEKKRLEADLKRNEEKYSLLTEFTADVIWVYNLWSERFTYLSPSYFELTGFTVEEGLANKLSTHVMQESYAATREFLEKSQNDFLEDPSAQKNCLMEVCLQCKDGNGIWVEISIKNRYNKDGEIETVGVSRNIEERKQAENEIRYLSYHDQLTGLFNRRFYEEELGKMKFQKNLPFALILCDINVIKLTNDAFGHMTGDDLLKRFADVLTGELRSGDVAARIGGDEFVLLLSKTDRTGAEKLAACIREGIERSNAENPDSPILSVSFGWAVKDNADERFEAIFLQAEERMYSQKLREGDARKKEMVQLVLQKLFARERWELVHSENVGRLSMAIGAAMGLEIAALEQLWALGRLHDIGKIGISEKILNKHEALSQEEWMEIRRHPEIGYQILRSVDKYAPIAEAVLSHHEWYDGSGYPRKLKGQEILLGARIVAVAEAYDKMVSGDSFSKPVSRAVAASELLAGSGTQFDPEIVELFLSEVIE; this comes from the coding sequence ATGGAAGAAAGTTTAAACGGAGGCCCTGACCACGGGCTGCCGCTACAATATATTATGGAAAGTCTGCCGGAAGCCTTTCACATCATTGATGCTGAAGGTGTGATTCTTTATGCTAACCCGAAGTGTCTTGAACTGTATGAAGTTCGTCCGGAGGATATCGGAAAACAGAGTTTTTTCTCCTATTGGGCCGAAGAAAATAAACGCGTCCATTGGTTTGACAATATCATGAATGGTGGACGAAGCGACGGTTTTGAAATGCGGCTTAAGAATCCGTCAGGAAAGGAGATATGGACGGTTGCAAGCAGTATTACAATACAATACCAAGGTCAGACCTGCATCCTGTCTACTGTAAGCGATATAACGGAGAAAAAGCGGCTAGAGGCAGACCTTAAGCGTAACGAGGAGAAATATAGTCTGCTTACAGAATTTACGGCCGATGTAATATGGGTATATAACCTTTGGTCAGAGAGATTTACTTATCTTAGCCCTTCCTATTTCGAATTGACCGGATTTACTGTAGAGGAAGGCCTGGCAAATAAACTTTCGACACATGTAATGCAAGAGTCCTATGCAGCGACGAGGGAATTTCTTGAGAAAAGTCAAAATGATTTTTTGGAGGATCCTTCCGCTCAAAAGAACTGCCTTATGGAAGTATGCCTTCAGTGCAAAGACGGAAATGGAATCTGGGTAGAGATTTCTATTAAAAACAGATACAATAAGGACGGTGAAATCGAGACGGTAGGAGTCAGCCGTAATATTGAGGAGCGGAAGCAGGCGGAAAACGAAATACGCTACTTAAGTTATCATGATCAATTGACGGGACTTTTTAACAGAAGATTTTACGAGGAAGAGCTGGGAAAGATGAAGTTTCAAAAAAATCTTCCATTTGCTCTGATTCTTTGCGATATAAATGTCATAAAGCTGACGAACGACGCTTTTGGGCATATGACAGGAGATGATTTGCTCAAACGCTTTGCAGACGTATTGACAGGGGAACTGCGTTCCGGCGATGTGGCGGCCCGTATAGGAGGAGATGAGTTCGTGCTCCTTCTGTCTAAGACCGACCGAACTGGTGCGGAGAAGCTGGCGGCATGTATCAGAGAGGGAATAGAGCGGTCCAATGCGGAAAATCCCGATTCTCCGATTCTATCGGTTTCCTTCGGATGGGCGGTAAAGGATAATGCAGATGAGAGGTTCGAGGCGATTTTTTTGCAGGCGGAAGAGCGGATGTATAGTCAGAAGCTGAGGGAAGGAGATGCAAGAAAGAAGGAAATGGTTCAGCTTGTATTACAGAAACTGTTTGCCAGAGAACGTTGGGAGCTTGTGCATTCAGAAAATGTAGGACGACTGAGTATGGCTATCGGAGCAGCAATGGGGTTGGAAATCGCTGCGTTAGAACAACTGTGGGCTCTTGGCAGGCTGCATGATATCGGTAAAATAGGAATTTCCGAAAAGATTTTGAATAAGCATGAGGCTTTGAGCCAGGAGGAATGGATGGAGATCAGGAGACATCCCGAAATAGGTTATCAGATACTTCGCTCCGTCGACAAATATGCTCCTATTGCGGAGGCCGTGCTTTCGCATCATGAATGGTACGATGGGAGCGGTTACCCCAGGAAGCTAAAAGGACAGGAGATTCTGCTTGGTGCAAGGATCGTAGCGGTAGCGGAGGCTTATGATAAAATGGTGAGCGGAGACAGCTTCAGTAAGCCCGTAAGCCGCGCAGTCGCGGCAAGCGAGCTTCTGGCGGGCTCCGGAACGCAGTTTGATCCGGAAATCGTAGAGTTGTTTCTTTCCGAGGTCATAGAATGA
- a CDS encoding putative ABC transporter permease, which yields MYSYTMAQWLFFFYFYCFFGWCFESAFVSLKKRSCVNRGFMRGPFLPLYGSGAIMMLVVSMPFQHNVLLTYVAGCIGATVLEYITGVVMEVLFKVRYWDYSNQKFNFKGYICLTSTLAWGGLTILMTRIVHKPIEQLVGDIPHNILMSIVFILTIYIVADFTLSFKAAIDLRDILVKLEAAKEELERVQKRLDVIIAVSNEGREAKKQERGERADELLSSIEERLLGLKGKIQSGVLTYPESMREEILDLWMKYKINLEKSRQLKNLMDIYKRRLIKGNPTMVSAKFKHAFQEIKDVVYDRLKK from the coding sequence ATGTATTCCTATACGATGGCACAATGGTTATTTTTCTTTTATTTCTATTGTTTTTTCGGGTGGTGTTTTGAATCGGCATTTGTTTCCTTGAAAAAACGAAGCTGCGTTAACCGAGGCTTTATGCGAGGGCCTTTTCTCCCGCTGTATGGAAGCGGTGCGATTATGATGCTGGTAGTATCCATGCCCTTTCAGCACAATGTATTATTAACGTATGTAGCGGGATGTATTGGAGCTACGGTGCTGGAATATATAACGGGCGTGGTTATGGAGGTGCTGTTCAAAGTGAGGTACTGGGACTACTCCAATCAGAAGTTTAATTTCAAAGGGTATATATGCCTGACGTCCACTCTCGCGTGGGGCGGTCTGACCATATTGATGACAAGAATCGTACATAAGCCTATTGAACAATTGGTGGGGGATATTCCTCATAATATCCTTATGTCAATAGTATTCATCCTTACGATATATATCGTAGCGGACTTTACATTATCCTTCAAGGCTGCTATTGATCTGCGTGACATTCTTGTGAAGCTGGAAGCAGCGAAAGAGGAGCTTGAGCGTGTACAGAAACGTCTGGATGTAATTATTGCCGTATCCAATGAAGGCCGTGAAGCGAAGAAACAGGAGAGAGGAGAAAGAGCGGATGAACTGCTCTCCAGCATTGAAGAACGGTTGCTGGGATTAAAAGGGAAGATTCAAAGCGGTGTTTTGACATATCCCGAGAGTATGCGGGAAGAAATTCTGGATTTGTGGATGAAATACAAGATAAATCTGGAAAAGAGCAGACAGCTTAAGAACCTTATGGATATCTATAAGCGACGCTTGATCAAGGGCAATCCTACCATGGTTTCCGCCAAATTTAAGCATGCCTTTCAGGAAATAAAGGATGTTGTATACGATAGATTGAAGAAGTAA
- a CDS encoding YlmH/Sll1252 family protein, with amino-acid sequence MYNDDKDLQQLKKRIAELARKSYEHNIYTYIGFLSMAEQDAFYSIEQEIRGIPYVMFGGNEDCERQMLRFGSAESLGYEEEFPIACLSVKPLIEKFADELSHRDFLGALMNLGIDRSTVGDIFLQGKNAYLFCTNNIAPFIMENLDRVKHTNVRCVAEDAAICVPSKEPETVKVTVSSERADAVASKVYHMSRNQSLLLFREKRIYINGRVNENNSYLLKKGDIVSVRGYGRFIYYGCEYETKKGKLSVLAGVYG; translated from the coding sequence TTGTATAACGATGATAAAGATTTACAACAATTGAAAAAGCGCATAGCGGAGTTGGCAAGAAAATCCTATGAACATAATATATATACGTATATAGGATTTTTGAGCATGGCGGAGCAGGATGCGTTCTATAGTATCGAACAGGAGATAAGGGGAATCCCATATGTAATGTTCGGCGGTAACGAAGACTGCGAGCGGCAGATGCTCCGGTTCGGGAGTGCAGAAAGTCTGGGATATGAGGAGGAATTCCCTATCGCCTGCCTTTCGGTTAAGCCTCTCATTGAGAAATTCGCAGACGAGCTGAGCCACAGGGATTTTCTTGGAGCGCTCATGAATCTGGGAATTGACCGAAGTACCGTAGGTGACATATTCCTTCAAGGAAAAAATGCTTACTTATTTTGTACGAACAATATCGCCCCCTTTATCATGGAGAATCTGGATAGGGTAAAGCATACCAACGTAAGATGCGTGGCGGAGGATGCGGCCATATGCGTTCCGTCAAAAGAGCCCGAGACGGTAAAAGTTACGGTTTCTTCGGAGCGCGCTGATGCGGTGGCATCAAAAGTATACCATATGTCTAGAAATCAGAGCCTCTTACTCTTTAGAGAAAAACGGATATACATAAACGGCAGGGTAAATGAGAACAACAGTTATCTGCTAAAAAAAGGCGACATTGTTTCCGTGAGGGGCTATGGAAGGTTTATTTACTACGGCTGCGAATATGAAACGAAAAAAGGAAAGCTGAGCGTGCTGGCCGGAGTGTATGGATAG